The Ornithorhynchus anatinus isolate Pmale09 chromosome 1, mOrnAna1.pri.v4, whole genome shotgun sequence genome includes a window with the following:
- the GEN1 gene encoding flap endonuclease GEN homolog 1 isoform X1: protein MGVNDLWPILEPIKKHIHLQSLSGKTLAVDLSLWVCESQTVKKMIGTVTKPHLRNLFFRISSLTLMDVKLVFVMEGDAPKLKADAMSKRNEVRYGPPKKPQAANTGRLRFKSVLKECLEMLECLGIPWVQAAGEAEAMCAYLNANHYVDGCLTDDGDVFLYGAQTVYRNFTMNIKDPHVDCYTMSSIKEELGLDRDALIGLAILLGCDYLPKGVPGVGKEQALKLIGTLKGQSLLQRFDQWKEQLSYCDTQALVVKKMAHCSVCAHPGSPKEHERNGCKFCGSDRYCEPHDYDYCCPCDWHRAERSKQQNGIENTIKRKAWSCEGFPFHEVIQEFLFDKDRQVKIRKYQRPDLLSFQRFASEKMEWPKHYTCEKLLVLLTHYDMIERKFGRKNPFQMQAKRIIKTRIRNGIRCFEIEWQKPEFYAAADDKPTESAVVTVEEESLFQDAYPEIVAIFQKQKLEDGGNKQKRQKRKPKDKDFLEADDRISDLLSQMSLKPTKETLPLKDAKSNRGIPLDNKSTQGKTCEWSTLLATQEPSISSPPRPTSSQSENVSSHSLFFQFAEPSATSPHSSVIASLQLDDIDWEGTSFSASPTVQAQPLSACCSKSELEASLPNLKSHPSQSQCKSGKDSQNRNAVEFARDLSRKSSGEHLVSGARPLDTQLQDLPLKERIFAKPISQSKSSRHRAISQPKQTESKALLEQNQTSAEERCPIFPSPVDDRGQANDHLRISSQYYRGKSNIPDVQRSLAVKMSESFGHKASESLNLECKSQSVFPETLEDSSAIYRGEKTDVQNGQNQKTKRSVCLDRYSSDEESHPQNIKAQYAISTAKHYSRQHNPSQLETVDTNKLRGSTLYLTESKQPVQAFKEAGSSVAVENPASKAPNHTFGLSTSEKSGFPTIAQHFQSLEVDTAVPHERKQDESVICLDSPLPLSQRIKLRLQQS from the exons ATGGGGGTGAATGATTTGTGGCCGATTTTGGAACCCATAAAGAAACATATCCATTTGCAAAGTCTCAGTGGAAAAACACTCGCGGTAGATCTGAGTCTCTGGGTGTGTGAATCGCAGACGGTCAAAAAGATGATTGGAACTGTCACGAAGCCTCATCTTAG GAACCTGTTTTTTCGAATCTCATCTCTAACGTTAATGGATGTTAAACTGGTATTCGTTATGGAAGGCGACGCCCCAAAGCTGAAAGCCGATGCAATgagtaagagaaatgaggtgCGGTATGGACCTCCCAAAAAACCACAGGCTGCAAACACGGGGAGATTGCGTTTTAAATCCGTGTTAAAAGAG TGCCTTGAGATGTTGGAGTGCTTAGGAATCCCGTGGGTCCAAGCAGCCGGTGAAGCTGAAGCTATGTGTGCTTATCTCAATGCTAATCATTACGTCGATGGCTGCCTTACTGACGACGGAGACGTTTTCCTCTATGGGGCCCAGACCGTCTACCGAAACTTCACTATGAATATAAAG GACCCTCATGTTGATTGCTATACTATGTCCTCAATtaaagaggagctgggtttagatagAGATGCTCTGATTGGACTGGCGATTCTCCTTGGTTGTGACTATCTTCCAAAG GGTGTTCCTGGAGTTGGAAAGGAACAGGCGTTAAAACTTATAGGAACTTTGAAAGGGCAGAGTTTGCTTCAGAG GTTTGACCAATGGAAAGAACAGTTGAGCTACTGTGATACACAAGCTCTAGTTGTTAAAAAAATGGCTCATTGTTCGGTGTGTGCTCATCCAG GTTCACCTAAGGAACATGAACGAAATGGGTGCAAGTTTTGTGGAAGCGATAGATACTGTGAACCACATGATTATGACTATTGCTGTCCCTGTGACTGGCATCGTGCAGAACGGAGCAAGCAACAAAATGGGATAGAGAACACTATTAAAAG AAAAGCCTGGAGTTGTGAAGGATTCCCATTTCATGAG GTGATCCAAGAATTCCTTTTTGACAAGGACAGACAAGTCAAGATAAGGAAATACCAAAGACCAGATTTATTATCTTTTCAG AGATTTGCTTCTGAGAAAATGGAATGGCCTAAACACTACACGTGTGAGAAATTGTTAGTGTTGCTGACACACTATGACATGATCGAAAGGAAGTTTGGTCGAAAAAACCCTTTTCAGATGCAAGCGAAACG GATAATCAAGACACGGATAAGAAATGGCATTCGGTGTTTCGAGATTGAATGGCAAAAGCCAG AGTTCTATGCTGCTGCGGATGACAAACCAACGGAGTCTGCCGTGGTGACAGTGGAAGAGGAATCTTTATTTCAAGACGCCTATCCCGAAATCGTTGCAATTTTCCAAAAGCAAAAGTTGGAAGATGGAGGGAATAAGCAGAAAA gACAGAAAAGGAAACCCAAAGATAAGGATTTCTTAGAAGCAGATGACAGAATATCAGATCTTCTGTCACAAATGAGTTTAAAACCCACAAAGGAAACTCTTCCTCTAAAGGATGCTAAATCTAATAGAGGAATTCCTTTGGACAATAAATCAACCCAGGGAAAAACCTGTGAATGGAGCACTTTACTTGCTACCCAGGAACCATCAATATCTTCCCCTCCACGACCCACTTCTTCTCAGAGCGAAAATGTTTCCAGTCACTCCTTATTTTTTCAGTTCGCCGAACCGAGTGCCACGTCGCCCCACTCTTCTGTGATTGCCAGTCTCCAGCTGGATGACATTGATTGGGAAGGGACCTCCTTCAGCGCTTCCCCGACTGTACAAGCACAGCCTCTTTCCGCCTGCTGTTCAAAATCTGAGCTTGAAGCATCTCTCCCCAACTTGAAAAGCCATCCTAGTCAGTCACAGTGTAAATCAGGAAAGGATTCCCAAAATAGAAACGCGGTGGAGTTTGCTCGAGACCTTTCCAGGAAGAGCAGCGGAGAGCATTTGGTGTCAGGGGCCAGACCTCTGGACACACAGCTTCAGGATCTGCCTCTAAAGGAGCGGATTTTTGCGAAACCTATTTCTCAGTCCAAGTCTTCACGCCATCGGGCTATTTCACAGCCCAAACAAACCGAGTCGAAAGCTCTGTTGGAGCAAAACCAAACATCTGCCGAAGAAAGGTGCCCTATTTTTCCATCACCGGTAGATGATCGGGGTCAGGCAAATGACCATCTGAGAATCAGTTCACAGTATTATCGGGGAAAATCGAACATACCAGACGTTCAAAGAAGCCTTGCAGTAAAGATGTCTGAGTCATTTGGTCACAAGGCATCAGAGTCCTTGAACCTGGAATGTAAATCACAAAGTGTTTTTCCAGAAACACTTGAAGATAGCTCAGCAATCTATCGGGGTGAAAAAACTGATGTTCAAAATGGGCAAAATCAAAAAACTAAAAGGAGTGTGTGCCTTGACAGGTATTCCTCTGATGAAGAGAGTCACCCCCAAAACATTAAAGCACAGTATGCGATTTCCACTGCGAAGCATTATAGTAGGCAGCATAATCCATCGCAACTCGAGACAGTTGACACTAACAAATTAAGGGGCTCTACACTGTATCTTACAGAAAGCAAACAGCCTGTGCAAGCTTTTAAAGAAGCCGGGAGTAGTGTTGCAGTAGAAAATCCTGCTTCCAAAGCGCCGAACCATACTTTCGGATTAAGTACCAGTGAGAAAAGTGGTTTCCCAACCATAGCGCAGCATTTTCAGAGCTTAGAAGTGGACACAGCAGTACCACATGAGAGGAAACAGGATGAATCGGTCATTTGTTTGGATAGCCCCCTTCCTTTATCTCAAAGAATAAAATTAAGGTTGCAGCAAAGTTGA
- the GEN1 gene encoding flap endonuclease GEN homolog 1 isoform X2, producing the protein MLECLGIPWVQAAGEAEAMCAYLNANHYVDGCLTDDGDVFLYGAQTVYRNFTMNIKDPHVDCYTMSSIKEELGLDRDALIGLAILLGCDYLPKGVPGVGKEQALKLIGTLKGQSLLQRFDQWKEQLSYCDTQALVVKKMAHCSVCAHPGSPKEHERNGCKFCGSDRYCEPHDYDYCCPCDWHRAERSKQQNGIENTIKRKAWSCEGFPFHEVIQEFLFDKDRQVKIRKYQRPDLLSFQRFASEKMEWPKHYTCEKLLVLLTHYDMIERKFGRKNPFQMQAKRIIKTRIRNGIRCFEIEWQKPEFYAAADDKPTESAVVTVEEESLFQDAYPEIVAIFQKQKLEDGGNKQKRQKRKPKDKDFLEADDRISDLLSQMSLKPTKETLPLKDAKSNRGIPLDNKSTQGKTCEWSTLLATQEPSISSPPRPTSSQSENVSSHSLFFQFAEPSATSPHSSVIASLQLDDIDWEGTSFSASPTVQAQPLSACCSKSELEASLPNLKSHPSQSQCKSGKDSQNRNAVEFARDLSRKSSGEHLVSGARPLDTQLQDLPLKERIFAKPISQSKSSRHRAISQPKQTESKALLEQNQTSAEERCPIFPSPVDDRGQANDHLRISSQYYRGKSNIPDVQRSLAVKMSESFGHKASESLNLECKSQSVFPETLEDSSAIYRGEKTDVQNGQNQKTKRSVCLDRYSSDEESHPQNIKAQYAISTAKHYSRQHNPSQLETVDTNKLRGSTLYLTESKQPVQAFKEAGSSVAVENPASKAPNHTFGLSTSEKSGFPTIAQHFQSLEVDTAVPHERKQDESVICLDSPLPLSQRIKLRLQQS; encoded by the exons ATGTTGGAGTGCTTAGGAATCCCGTGGGTCCAAGCAGCCGGTGAAGCTGAAGCTATGTGTGCTTATCTCAATGCTAATCATTACGTCGATGGCTGCCTTACTGACGACGGAGACGTTTTCCTCTATGGGGCCCAGACCGTCTACCGAAACTTCACTATGAATATAAAG GACCCTCATGTTGATTGCTATACTATGTCCTCAATtaaagaggagctgggtttagatagAGATGCTCTGATTGGACTGGCGATTCTCCTTGGTTGTGACTATCTTCCAAAG GGTGTTCCTGGAGTTGGAAAGGAACAGGCGTTAAAACTTATAGGAACTTTGAAAGGGCAGAGTTTGCTTCAGAG GTTTGACCAATGGAAAGAACAGTTGAGCTACTGTGATACACAAGCTCTAGTTGTTAAAAAAATGGCTCATTGTTCGGTGTGTGCTCATCCAG GTTCACCTAAGGAACATGAACGAAATGGGTGCAAGTTTTGTGGAAGCGATAGATACTGTGAACCACATGATTATGACTATTGCTGTCCCTGTGACTGGCATCGTGCAGAACGGAGCAAGCAACAAAATGGGATAGAGAACACTATTAAAAG AAAAGCCTGGAGTTGTGAAGGATTCCCATTTCATGAG GTGATCCAAGAATTCCTTTTTGACAAGGACAGACAAGTCAAGATAAGGAAATACCAAAGACCAGATTTATTATCTTTTCAG AGATTTGCTTCTGAGAAAATGGAATGGCCTAAACACTACACGTGTGAGAAATTGTTAGTGTTGCTGACACACTATGACATGATCGAAAGGAAGTTTGGTCGAAAAAACCCTTTTCAGATGCAAGCGAAACG GATAATCAAGACACGGATAAGAAATGGCATTCGGTGTTTCGAGATTGAATGGCAAAAGCCAG AGTTCTATGCTGCTGCGGATGACAAACCAACGGAGTCTGCCGTGGTGACAGTGGAAGAGGAATCTTTATTTCAAGACGCCTATCCCGAAATCGTTGCAATTTTCCAAAAGCAAAAGTTGGAAGATGGAGGGAATAAGCAGAAAA gACAGAAAAGGAAACCCAAAGATAAGGATTTCTTAGAAGCAGATGACAGAATATCAGATCTTCTGTCACAAATGAGTTTAAAACCCACAAAGGAAACTCTTCCTCTAAAGGATGCTAAATCTAATAGAGGAATTCCTTTGGACAATAAATCAACCCAGGGAAAAACCTGTGAATGGAGCACTTTACTTGCTACCCAGGAACCATCAATATCTTCCCCTCCACGACCCACTTCTTCTCAGAGCGAAAATGTTTCCAGTCACTCCTTATTTTTTCAGTTCGCCGAACCGAGTGCCACGTCGCCCCACTCTTCTGTGATTGCCAGTCTCCAGCTGGATGACATTGATTGGGAAGGGACCTCCTTCAGCGCTTCCCCGACTGTACAAGCACAGCCTCTTTCCGCCTGCTGTTCAAAATCTGAGCTTGAAGCATCTCTCCCCAACTTGAAAAGCCATCCTAGTCAGTCACAGTGTAAATCAGGAAAGGATTCCCAAAATAGAAACGCGGTGGAGTTTGCTCGAGACCTTTCCAGGAAGAGCAGCGGAGAGCATTTGGTGTCAGGGGCCAGACCTCTGGACACACAGCTTCAGGATCTGCCTCTAAAGGAGCGGATTTTTGCGAAACCTATTTCTCAGTCCAAGTCTTCACGCCATCGGGCTATTTCACAGCCCAAACAAACCGAGTCGAAAGCTCTGTTGGAGCAAAACCAAACATCTGCCGAAGAAAGGTGCCCTATTTTTCCATCACCGGTAGATGATCGGGGTCAGGCAAATGACCATCTGAGAATCAGTTCACAGTATTATCGGGGAAAATCGAACATACCAGACGTTCAAAGAAGCCTTGCAGTAAAGATGTCTGAGTCATTTGGTCACAAGGCATCAGAGTCCTTGAACCTGGAATGTAAATCACAAAGTGTTTTTCCAGAAACACTTGAAGATAGCTCAGCAATCTATCGGGGTGAAAAAACTGATGTTCAAAATGGGCAAAATCAAAAAACTAAAAGGAGTGTGTGCCTTGACAGGTATTCCTCTGATGAAGAGAGTCACCCCCAAAACATTAAAGCACAGTATGCGATTTCCACTGCGAAGCATTATAGTAGGCAGCATAATCCATCGCAACTCGAGACAGTTGACACTAACAAATTAAGGGGCTCTACACTGTATCTTACAGAAAGCAAACAGCCTGTGCAAGCTTTTAAAGAAGCCGGGAGTAGTGTTGCAGTAGAAAATCCTGCTTCCAAAGCGCCGAACCATACTTTCGGATTAAGTACCAGTGAGAAAAGTGGTTTCCCAACCATAGCGCAGCATTTTCAGAGCTTAGAAGTGGACACAGCAGTACCACATGAGAGGAAACAGGATGAATCGGTCATTTGTTTGGATAGCCCCCTTCCTTTATCTCAAAGAATAAAATTAAGGTTGCAGCAAAGTTGA